The genome window GGAAACTATCTGGCTGATAAGTTCGATGAAGCAATCGAAAACTTCAATCAGGGAATCAAGGTGACAGATCCTAAAAATGTGAACCTGCTTTCTGATTTTTACGGACAATTGGGAGACATTTACCAGCGCCTGGAGAAGAAGCAAGCTGCCTATGAAGCATACGAAACCGCACTTAAATACAATGAAAAAAATGTAGTGGTGCTCAACAACTACGCTTACTACCTTTCCCTCGACAAAAAAGAGCTGGACAAAGCCGAAAAAATGAGTGGTAAAAGCATAGAGCTGGAACCAAACAATAGCACCTACCTGGATACCTACGCCTGGATTTACTTTGTCAAGGAAAACTATACTTTGGCCAAATTCTACATCGAAAAGGCGCTCAAATCCGGTGGGGATAAAAGCGATGTAATCGTTGAACACTACGGCGACATTCTCTACAAGGGAGGTGAAAAAGATAAGGCGCTCGAACAATGGCTTATGTCGCAATCCATGGGCAACAAATCGGAAACTCTCCGCAAAAAGGTAGAGTCAGGCACTTATATTGAAGAGGGGAAATAACCTTCGGACATAGAAGAGCGGTTCCGCTTCAGACAAATTGAGAAACAGCCGGAAAAGCTTTAGCCGGCACATTTTATTTACAGACTTATTTTTCAGTAAAATGAAAGCAATAAAAATAATATCGGTTCTGCTTCTGATCGTGGCATTTACCTCCTGTAAAACAAAAAAGATGGCGGGTAAACCCGTCCTTGCTCAAGAAACGATGTCCGAACTTCTGGACAAAGATTATCCGGCGCAGACCCTGTCATCGCAGTTAAATCTGGATGCCGGAGGATTTTCCCTCAATGGAGACCTGCGCATTGTCAAAGACCAGGCCATTTACATTCAAATGAAGGCTTTTCTGGGAATAGAAGTGGCTCGTGTCAGAATTACCCCCGACAGTCTGATTGCTGTTGACCGCATCAACCGCCGTTATTTTGCCGATTCATTTTCCCGGATAAAAGACTGGAAAGAAAAGGGACTCAATTTCTACACCCTTCAGTCGTTGCTGACCAACCGCATTTTCCTGAATACCAAAGAAAAAATTAGCCACAAAAACCTGGATGATTTCACGTTGAAAGCGAATGGTAAAAATACGCAACTCATTCAGCGGGACGACCCGGAATGCTTCTTTGAAATAAACAACGACAGTCAACTGAGCCAAACGGTGTTGGGGGACAGAAGCGGCAAATTCAAATTAAACTGGGTTTATTCCTCGTTTGACGCCGTAAATGACTACAGCTTCCCGCATGAAATGGGAATCACGATATCGACTCCCAAGCGAAAAATAAACAGCACCATGCAATTCTCCCGTGTTGAATTTGGCAAAAAACTTAACGTTGATCTGAATATCCCGTCACGATACAACCGCGTGGATATTGATGATATTCTTAAATTGTTTACCAACTTATGAAGTATATTCTCTCAGTACTGATCGCCCTGCTTTCATTCTCCTTCGCCTATTCGCAAAACAGCCCGAAAGTCAAAGAGCTGCAGAACCAGCGGAAGGCGTTGATACAACAAATTGCAGGAATCAACAAGCAGTTGAAAACAATAGCCAAAACCTCTGCCCAATCGGAACAGAAACTGCACTTGATCGAATCACAGATTGCTTCCAGAAAGAAACTGATTGATTTGCTGACGACTGAGGTGGCTGAACTTGACAATCAGATAAAGACTCTTCAGGGCGAAATCGCTGCACTTGAAAAGGAATTGAACCTTAAAAAGGGCGAATACAGTAAATCTGTGCAGTTGATGTACATGAAGCGTTCTTCCAATGAGAAGATAATGTTCGTACTTTCAGCAAACTCCTTTTCACAGGCTTATCGTCGTGCCCGATACCTGAAAGAGTACGCCTTATGGAGCCGTCTCAAAGGTGAAGAGATTAAAACTAAACAAACCGAGCTCAACCAGAAGAAGATAGAACTTCAGAATAATAAAAGTGAAAAAGGAACCGTGCTGGCCATGAGACAGCAGGAAACCCAGAATCTGCAACAGGAAGAGAGCAAACAGCAAGTGGTGGTCAGTGACCTGCAAAAGGAGCAGAAAAAACTGCAAACGACCCTTGCAAAGCAGAAAAAGGCTGCTGCTGCCCTGGACCGTCAAATTCAGAGCATCATCCAGGAAGAGATTCGCAAAGCTCAGGAGGAAGCCCGTCGTGCTGCCCGTGCCGAAGCAGAAAGGAAGAAACGTCTGGCAGCTGAAGAAGCCTTGCGTAAAGCGAAAGCAGAAGAAGAGGCCCGTCGAAAAGCTTTTGCAGCTGAATCGGCCCGTATCGCAGCCGCAGAAAAATTGGCAGAAGACCGTAAAGCCCGCGAAGCCCTGAAGGCTGAGAAAAAAGCGCTGGAGAAAAAGCGGGTCGAAGAGGAAAAGAAACAGAAGAAAGAGCTGGAAGCTGCCAAAGCTGCCGCCGCAGCGCAACCTGCTTCACAGGAACGTACAGCCGAAACTGCAGGAGGTTACGCGATGACTAAAGAAGAAAAAGCGCTTTCCAGCAATTTCGCGCAAAACCGGGGTTCATTGCCCGTTCCGGTTACCGGACGTTACACGGTTGTCGGTCATTTCGGTCAGCAGCAACATGAGAATCTTGTGCATGTAGTGACCAACAATAACGGTGTGGATATTCGTTCCGAAGCTGGCGCTGACGCCCGTTGTGTATTCAAAGGAGTGGTGACCAAGGTCTTTGTGGTTCCTGGATACAATAGTTCGGTGATTGTTCGTCACGGTAATTATCTGACGGTCTATTCCAACCTGAGCCGTGTATATGTAAAAGCCGGAGATCAGGTGGGAACCAAACAGGCCATCGGTAAAATATACTTTGATGCCGAAGAAGGAAATCAGGCCATCCTTCATTTCCAGGTATGGAAAGAGATGACCA of Parabacteroides sp. FAFU027 contains these proteins:
- a CDS encoding DUF4292 domain-containing protein translates to MKAIKIISVLLLIVAFTSCKTKKMAGKPVLAQETMSELLDKDYPAQTLSSQLNLDAGGFSLNGDLRIVKDQAIYIQMKAFLGIEVARVRITPDSLIAVDRINRRYFADSFSRIKDWKEKGLNFYTLQSLLTNRIFLNTKEKISHKNLDDFTLKANGKNTQLIQRDDPECFFEINNDSQLSQTVLGDRSGKFKLNWVYSSFDAVNDYSFPHEMGITISTPKRKINSTMQFSRVEFGKKLNVDLNIPSRYNRVDIDDILKLFTNL
- a CDS encoding murein hydrolase activator EnvC family protein, whose product is MKYILSVLIALLSFSFAYSQNSPKVKELQNQRKALIQQIAGINKQLKTIAKTSAQSEQKLHLIESQIASRKKLIDLLTTEVAELDNQIKTLQGEIAALEKELNLKKGEYSKSVQLMYMKRSSNEKIMFVLSANSFSQAYRRARYLKEYALWSRLKGEEIKTKQTELNQKKIELQNNKSEKGTVLAMRQQETQNLQQEESKQQVVVSDLQKEQKKLQTTLAKQKKAAAALDRQIQSIIQEEIRKAQEEARRAARAEAERKKRLAAEEALRKAKAEEEARRKAFAAESARIAAAEKLAEDRKAREALKAEKKALEKKRVEEEKKQKKELEAAKAAAAAQPASQERTAETAGGYAMTKEEKALSSNFAQNRGSLPVPVTGRYTVVGHFGQQQHENLVHVVTNNNGVDIRSEAGADARCVFKGVVTKVFVVPGYNSSVIVRHGNYLTVYSNLSRVYVKAGDQVGTKQAIGKIYFDAEEGNQAILHFQVWKEMTKQNPEGWVNF